In one window of Kitasatospora sp. MMS16-BH015 DNA:
- a CDS encoding N-acetyltransferase — protein MTDFEILTAADIPLMQGLAQRVTAARPDLISAGASYGELAWVWGKGRAAHGQTWRRRFWTADGVLVAWGWAFLPHRIERNDGSATEVKDAFLSYQVHPDHLHLVDEVIGWYEEVAAGLDRMALPTTAEEYALTRWAAHGYETDRAALGEDGDWTQLNRRDLAELDPPALPAGYRFRTAAEAGPEAAVQAHLNAWNPSPYTARSYQGVRETAAYRGDLHVLVEAPDGAWAASAIMWLDEVNRTVEFEPVGTHPDHRRRGLAHAMMLHGMHLARAAGATHATVVCLGAPGHPKARGLYHGLGFREISRDAPLLKTAPEPA, from the coding sequence ATGACCGACTTCGAGATCCTGACCGCCGCCGACATCCCGCTCATGCAGGGCCTGGCCCAGCGCGTCACCGCCGCTCGCCCGGACCTGATCAGCGCCGGTGCCTCGTACGGCGAGCTGGCCTGGGTCTGGGGCAAGGGGCGCGCCGCCCACGGCCAGACCTGGCGGCGGCGGTTCTGGACGGCCGACGGCGTGCTGGTCGCCTGGGGCTGGGCCTTCCTGCCGCACCGGATCGAGCGCAACGACGGGTCGGCCACCGAGGTGAAGGACGCCTTCCTGAGCTACCAGGTGCACCCCGACCACCTCCACCTGGTCGACGAGGTCATCGGGTGGTACGAGGAGGTCGCGGCCGGTCTCGACCGGATGGCGCTGCCGACCACCGCCGAGGAGTACGCGCTGACCCGCTGGGCGGCCCACGGGTACGAGACCGACCGGGCCGCCCTCGGCGAGGACGGCGACTGGACTCAGCTCAACCGGCGTGACCTGGCCGAGCTCGACCCACCGGCGCTGCCGGCGGGCTACCGCTTCCGCACGGCCGCCGAAGCCGGACCGGAGGCGGCCGTCCAGGCCCACCTCAACGCCTGGAACCCCTCCCCGTACACGGCCCGCAGCTACCAGGGCGTCCGCGAGACGGCCGCCTACCGCGGCGACCTGCACGTGCTGGTCGAGGCCCCGGACGGCGCCTGGGCCGCCTCGGCGATCATGTGGCTGGACGAGGTCAACCGGACGGTCGAGTTCGAGCCCGTCGGCACCCACCCCGACCACCGCCGCCGCGGCCTGGCCCACGCGATGATGCTCCACGGCATGCACCTGGCCCGCGCGGCCGGCGCCACCCACGCCACCGTCGTCTGCCTCGGCGCCCCCGGCCACCCCAAGGCCCGCGGGCTCTACCACGGCCTCGGCTTCCGCGAGATCTCCCGCGACGCCCCGCTCCTCAAGACCGCCCCCGAGCCCGCCTGA